From Etheostoma cragini isolate CJK2018 chromosome 1, CSU_Ecrag_1.0, whole genome shotgun sequence, a single genomic window includes:
- the LOC117937415 gene encoding receptor for retinol uptake stra6-like isoform X1, which yields MNHSKVELEPFEYSYYDYSDWYTNNAEPTIPPKEVISPCDPTVDDKLFHICMLSISLVVMLILAALTRKNKLCQGFTRGSSSIFSPVNFLDQTQKKSLVMAVFGQVFSKLSMLVIAPDPLPFSKDTPADVKEYMKIIAIFYYPVLYYPLLVCCTVQHKAGYVFGALLSFTHFGVLVWQKFDCPVTPEVYKYYALLASLPQMACLAYLCVQFLSLFVKGPKTDEDLDSRYYTKYVKLLLKKKSSTASSLTTDKPTLAERILEVPKSYIYIPEKVFRFPLKLAVSAFVALVAIYHIALLLVVMVIPPLHIVRAGIDENMAFLLLGFGIVLSDNRMEVVKILIFYTWLLEVCFLCAVTLSCLVSLIMLMRSVILHRSNLKGLYKGDVYSIYNSQKTIRPSKPGIVCWMGLTGYQAAIVCLGMVIQTVVFFICFLFLVFLIIIPVFYGRNVIVFKIARKAWPGWFTLILVTALQHVTAKFAFIKKEAGTTDLKNRESLFLLAYLLFLINTVVGLVVAIWRMVITALYNIVHLGRIDISLLHRTAESYDPAYRYYAHSLKVEVSQSHPVMKAFCGLLLDMMIEGGRVGQKIRDAEEACSSMLSGIQENRPSEATSRRRIRCRWQLLYTLVNNPSLLGFRKHFQTLQTSESVLNGTPKRSSKKGSRKETHKPDAEPVQSSKTPSNQD from the exons ATGAATCACAGCAAGGTCGAACTTGAGCCTTTTGAATATTCCTACTATGATTATTCAGACTGGTACACAAACAACGCAGAGCCAACCATTCCACCAAAAGA AGTTATTTCACCATGTGACCCCACAGTGGACGACAAGCTCTTCCACATATGCATGCTGTCAATATCT CTGGTGGTCATGTTAATCTTGGCAGCTCTCACAAGGAAAAACAAACTCTGCCAAGGATTTACAAGAGGATCCTCCAGTATTTTCAG TCCAGTCAACTTCCTGGACCAGACTCAGAAAAAAAGCCTGGTCATGGCTGTTTTTGGGCAGGTGTTTAGCAAGCTGTCAATGCTCGTGATTGCCCCAGACCCTCTGCCTTTCTCCAAAGATACTCCAGCGGACGTTAAAG AGTACATGAAGATAATCGCCATCTTCTACTATCCTGTCCTGTATTATCCTCTGCTGGTCTGTTGCACTGTACAGCACAAAGCCGGTTACGTGTTCGGGGCGCTCCTCTCCTTCACTCACTTTGGTGTCCTGGTGTGGCAAAAGTTCGACTGTCCAGTGACTCCAGAG GTCTATAAGTACTACGCTCTGCTTGCAAGTCTGCCTCAGATGGCCTGCCTTGCATATCTCTGTGTCCAGTTTCTTTCGTTATTTGTCAAAGGACCAAAGACTGACGAG GACCTTGACAGCCGCTACTACACCAAATATGTGAAGTTACTTCTCAAGAAAAAGTCTTCAACTGCCAG CTCTTTAACTACAGACAAACCAACGTTGGCAGAGAGAATACTGGAGGTGCCTAAAAGTTATATCTACATACCAGAAAAAG tGTTTCGTTTTCCACTAAAACTGGCAGTATCAGCATTTGTTGCCCTTGTGGCAATATATCAT ATTGCGCTGTTGTTAGTCGTCATGGTGATCCCCCCTCTCCATATTGTCCGTGCTGGCATTGATGAAAACATGGCCTTCCTTTTACTGGGCTTTGGGATCGTCCTGTCAGACAACAGGATGGAGGTCGTCAAAATTCTGATCTTCTATACTTGGCTGCTGGAAG tgtgtttcctctgtgcaGTCACTCTGTCTTGTTTGGTCAGTCTCATCATGCTCATGAGGTCCGTGATACTCCACAG gTCAAACCTAAAAGGACTATATAAAGGAGACGTTTACAGCATTTATAACAGCCAGAAGACCATCCGTCCATCTAAACCTGGTATTGTCTGTTGGATGGGTTTGACAGGATACCAGGCTGCGATCGTCTGCCTCG GAATGGTCATTCAGACTGTcgtgtttttcatctgcttcTTGTTCCTGGTGTTTTTGATCATCATCCCTGTTTTTTACGGCCGCAATGTCATCGTTTTTAAAATTGCTCGGAAGGCATG GCCAGGCTGGTTCACACTGATCCTGGTTACAGCCCTTCAACATGTGACTGCTAAGTttgctttcattaaaaaagaagcTGGTACGACTGACTTGAAAAACAG AGAGAGTCTGTTCCTCCTGGCGTACCTGCTGTTCCTGATCAACACCGTGGTCGGACTGGTAGTCGCAATATGGCGAATGGTGATAACAGCTCTGTACAACATCGTCCATCTTGGTCGTATTGACATCAGTCTTCTGCACCGCACTGCAGAGTCCTACGACCCAG CCTACCGATACTACGCCCACTCCCTGAAGGTGGAGGTCAGCCAGTCACACCCCGTGATGAAGGCTTTCTGTGGGCTGCTGCTGGACATGATGATTGAAGGCGGCAGAGTTGGACAGAAAATACGAGACGCAGAGGAAG CCTGCTCCTCCATGCTTTCAGGGATTCAAGAGAATAGGCCGAGCGAGGCGACCAGCCGTCGGAGGATTCGCTGTCGCTGGCAGCTGCTGTACACGCTGGTCAACAACCCGTCCCTGCTGGGCTTCAGGAAGCACTTCCAGACTCTGCAGACCTCGGAGAGCGTCCTGAACGGGACCCCCAAACGCAGCTCAAAGAAAGGCAGCCGGAAGGAGACACACAAGCCCGATGCCGAGCCAGTCCAGTCCTCTAAGACCCCGTCAAACCAAGATTAA
- the LOC117937415 gene encoding receptor for retinol uptake stra6-like isoform X2, translated as MNHSKVELEPFEYSYYDYSDWYTNNAEPTIPPKEVISPCDPTVDDKLFHICMLSISLVVMLILAALTRKNKLCQGFTRGSSSIFSPVNFLDQTQKKSLVMAVFGQVFSKLSMLVIAPDPLPFSKDTPADVKEYMKIIAIFYYPVLYYPLLVCCTVQHKAGYVFGALLSFTHFGVLVWQKFDCPVTPEVYKYYALLASLPQMACLAYLCVQFLSLFVKGPKTDEDLDSRYYTKYVKLLLKKKSSTASSLTTDKPTLAERILEVPKSYIYIPEKVFRFPLKLAVSAFVALVAIYHIALLLVVMVIPPLHIVRAGIDENMAFLLLGFGIVLSDNRMEVVKILIFYTWLLEVCFLCAVTLSCLVSLIMLMRSVILHRSNLKGLYKGDVYSIYNSQKTIRPSKPGIVCWMGLTGYQAAIVCLGMVIQTVVFFICFLFLVFLIIIPVFYGRNVIVFKIARKAWPGWFTLILVTALQHVTAKFAFIKKEAGTTDLKNRESLFLLAYLLFLINTVVGLVVAIWRMVITALYNIVHLGRIDISLLHRTAESYDPAYRYYAHSLKVEVSQSHPVMKAFCGLLLDMMIEGGRVGQKIRDAEEGIQENRPSEATSRRRIRCRWQLLYTLVNNPSLLGFRKHFQTLQTSESVLNGTPKRSSKKGSRKETHKPDAEPVQSSKTPSNQD; from the exons ATGAATCACAGCAAGGTCGAACTTGAGCCTTTTGAATATTCCTACTATGATTATTCAGACTGGTACACAAACAACGCAGAGCCAACCATTCCACCAAAAGA AGTTATTTCACCATGTGACCCCACAGTGGACGACAAGCTCTTCCACATATGCATGCTGTCAATATCT CTGGTGGTCATGTTAATCTTGGCAGCTCTCACAAGGAAAAACAAACTCTGCCAAGGATTTACAAGAGGATCCTCCAGTATTTTCAG TCCAGTCAACTTCCTGGACCAGACTCAGAAAAAAAGCCTGGTCATGGCTGTTTTTGGGCAGGTGTTTAGCAAGCTGTCAATGCTCGTGATTGCCCCAGACCCTCTGCCTTTCTCCAAAGATACTCCAGCGGACGTTAAAG AGTACATGAAGATAATCGCCATCTTCTACTATCCTGTCCTGTATTATCCTCTGCTGGTCTGTTGCACTGTACAGCACAAAGCCGGTTACGTGTTCGGGGCGCTCCTCTCCTTCACTCACTTTGGTGTCCTGGTGTGGCAAAAGTTCGACTGTCCAGTGACTCCAGAG GTCTATAAGTACTACGCTCTGCTTGCAAGTCTGCCTCAGATGGCCTGCCTTGCATATCTCTGTGTCCAGTTTCTTTCGTTATTTGTCAAAGGACCAAAGACTGACGAG GACCTTGACAGCCGCTACTACACCAAATATGTGAAGTTACTTCTCAAGAAAAAGTCTTCAACTGCCAG CTCTTTAACTACAGACAAACCAACGTTGGCAGAGAGAATACTGGAGGTGCCTAAAAGTTATATCTACATACCAGAAAAAG tGTTTCGTTTTCCACTAAAACTGGCAGTATCAGCATTTGTTGCCCTTGTGGCAATATATCAT ATTGCGCTGTTGTTAGTCGTCATGGTGATCCCCCCTCTCCATATTGTCCGTGCTGGCATTGATGAAAACATGGCCTTCCTTTTACTGGGCTTTGGGATCGTCCTGTCAGACAACAGGATGGAGGTCGTCAAAATTCTGATCTTCTATACTTGGCTGCTGGAAG tgtgtttcctctgtgcaGTCACTCTGTCTTGTTTGGTCAGTCTCATCATGCTCATGAGGTCCGTGATACTCCACAG gTCAAACCTAAAAGGACTATATAAAGGAGACGTTTACAGCATTTATAACAGCCAGAAGACCATCCGTCCATCTAAACCTGGTATTGTCTGTTGGATGGGTTTGACAGGATACCAGGCTGCGATCGTCTGCCTCG GAATGGTCATTCAGACTGTcgtgtttttcatctgcttcTTGTTCCTGGTGTTTTTGATCATCATCCCTGTTTTTTACGGCCGCAATGTCATCGTTTTTAAAATTGCTCGGAAGGCATG GCCAGGCTGGTTCACACTGATCCTGGTTACAGCCCTTCAACATGTGACTGCTAAGTttgctttcattaaaaaagaagcTGGTACGACTGACTTGAAAAACAG AGAGAGTCTGTTCCTCCTGGCGTACCTGCTGTTCCTGATCAACACCGTGGTCGGACTGGTAGTCGCAATATGGCGAATGGTGATAACAGCTCTGTACAACATCGTCCATCTTGGTCGTATTGACATCAGTCTTCTGCACCGCACTGCAGAGTCCTACGACCCAG CCTACCGATACTACGCCCACTCCCTGAAGGTGGAGGTCAGCCAGTCACACCCCGTGATGAAGGCTTTCTGTGGGCTGCTGCTGGACATGATGATTGAAGGCGGCAGAGTTGGACAGAAAATACGAGACGCAGAGGAAG GGATTCAAGAGAATAGGCCGAGCGAGGCGACCAGCCGTCGGAGGATTCGCTGTCGCTGGCAGCTGCTGTACACGCTGGTCAACAACCCGTCCCTGCTGGGCTTCAGGAAGCACTTCCAGACTCTGCAGACCTCGGAGAGCGTCCTGAACGGGACCCCCAAACGCAGCTCAAAGAAAGGCAGCCGGAAGGAGACACACAAGCCCGATGCCGAGCCAGTCCAGTCCTCTAAGACCCCGTCAAACCAAGATTAA
- the LOC117939480 gene encoding photoreceptor-specific nuclear receptor-like isoform X2 encodes MMEDHLLKISMMSSSSPSESSLSGGVDDSRGAKSPSPGKALSPGLVCKVCGDTSSGKHYGIYACNGCSGFFKRSVRRRLIYRCQAGTGMCPVDKAHRNQCQACRLKKCLQAGMNKDVQNERQPRSTAQVRLDSIDVDPEKEHLATTREPASSSSSSHSSSSSSSVITWPHITSSVSISSSVAPQRCTSPQNNHRFMASLMTAETCAKLEPEDVDENIDVTSNEPERASSEYHMALYPSSSENVYETSARLLFMSVKWAKNLPVFSNLPFRDQVILLEEAWSELFLLCAIQWSLPLDSCPLLSLPDLCPGIQGKTSYTSLDLRVLQKVFSRFKALAVDPTEFACLKAIVLFKPETCGLKDPEQVENLQDQSQVMLGQHIRSHYPSQPARFGKLLLLLPSLRFVNSERIELLFFHRTIGNTPMEKLLCDMFKN; translated from the exons atgatgGAGGATCACCTGTTGAAGATCTCCATGATGTCGTCCTCTTCCCCCAGTGAGTCTTCTTTGAGCGGCGGGGTGGACGACAGCAGAGGAG CCAAGAGTCCATCCCCAGGCAAAGCTCTGAGCCCGGGTCTGGTCTGCAAAGTGTGCGGAGACACCAGCAGCGGGAAACACTACGGCATCTATGCTTGCAATGGATGCAGCGGCTTCTTCAAACGCAGCGTGAGGAGGAGGCTCATTTACAG ATGCCAGGCCGGTACAGGCATGTGTCCAGTGGACAAAGCTCATCGCAACCAGTGCCAGGCGTGTCGGTTGAAGAAGTGTCTGCAGGCGGGCATGAATAAGGACG TCCAGAATGAGCGGCAGCCCCGCAGCACAGCTCAGGTCCGCCTGGACTCCATCGACGTGGACCCTGAGAAGGAGCACCTGGCCACCACACGGGAGCccgcctcctcttcctcctcatctcactcctcctcttcctcctcctctgtcatcACGTGGCCCCACATTACCTCCTCCGTGTCCATCAGCTCCTCCGTGGCCCCCCAGCGCTGCACCAGTCCCCAGAACAACCACCGCTTCATGGCCAGCCTCATGACGGCCGAGACCTGCGCCAAGCTGGAGCCCGAGGACG TTGATGAGAATATTGACGTGACGAGCAACGAGCCGGAGCGAGCGTCCTCGGAGTACCACATGGCTCTGTACCCGTCCAGCTCCGAAAACGTGTACGAGACGTCGGCAAGGCTGCTCTTCATGTCAGTGAAGTGGGCGAAGAACCTGCCGGTGTTTTCCAACCTGCCCTTCAGAGACCAG GTGATCCTGCTGGAGGAGGCGTGGAGCGAGCTCTTCCTGCTCTGTGCCATCCAGTGGTCTCTGCCTCTGGACAGCTGCCCGCTGCTCTCTCTGCCAGACCTCTGCCCCGGCATACAGGGGAAGACCAGCTACACCAGCCTGGACCTGCGCGTCCTGCAGAAGGTCTTCAGCCGCTTCAAGGCCCTCGCCGTCGATCCCACTGAGTTTGCCTGCCTCAAGGCCATCGTACTCTTTAAGCCAG AGACCTGTGGTCTGAAAGATCCAGAACAAGTGGAGAACCTGCAGGATCAGTCTCAAGTGATGTTGGGACAACACATCCGCTCACACTACCCCAGTCAACCAGCCAG GTTTGGAaagctgcttcttcttcttccctctctaCGTTTTGTGAATTCGGAGCGGATAGAGCTGCTGTTCTTCCACAGGACCATCGGAAACACACCCATGGAGAAACTGTTGTGTGACAtgttcaaaaactaa
- the LOC117939480 gene encoding photoreceptor-specific nuclear receptor-like isoform X1 → MMEDHLLKISMMSSSSPSESSLSGGVDDSRGAKSPSPGKALSPGLVCKVCGDTSSGKHYGIYACNGCSGFFKRSVRRRLIYRCQAGTGMCPVDKAHRNQCQACRLKKCLQAGMNKDAVQNERQPRSTAQVRLDSIDVDPEKEHLATTREPASSSSSSHSSSSSSSVITWPHITSSVSISSSVAPQRCTSPQNNHRFMASLMTAETCAKLEPEDVDENIDVTSNEPERASSEYHMALYPSSSENVYETSARLLFMSVKWAKNLPVFSNLPFRDQVILLEEAWSELFLLCAIQWSLPLDSCPLLSLPDLCPGIQGKTSYTSLDLRVLQKVFSRFKALAVDPTEFACLKAIVLFKPETCGLKDPEQVENLQDQSQVMLGQHIRSHYPSQPARFGKLLLLLPSLRFVNSERIELLFFHRTIGNTPMEKLLCDMFKN, encoded by the exons atgatgGAGGATCACCTGTTGAAGATCTCCATGATGTCGTCCTCTTCCCCCAGTGAGTCTTCTTTGAGCGGCGGGGTGGACGACAGCAGAGGAG CCAAGAGTCCATCCCCAGGCAAAGCTCTGAGCCCGGGTCTGGTCTGCAAAGTGTGCGGAGACACCAGCAGCGGGAAACACTACGGCATCTATGCTTGCAATGGATGCAGCGGCTTCTTCAAACGCAGCGTGAGGAGGAGGCTCATTTACAG ATGCCAGGCCGGTACAGGCATGTGTCCAGTGGACAAAGCTCATCGCAACCAGTGCCAGGCGTGTCGGTTGAAGAAGTGTCTGCAGGCGGGCATGAATAAGGACG CAGTCCAGAATGAGCGGCAGCCCCGCAGCACAGCTCAGGTCCGCCTGGACTCCATCGACGTGGACCCTGAGAAGGAGCACCTGGCCACCACACGGGAGCccgcctcctcttcctcctcatctcactcctcctcttcctcctcctctgtcatcACGTGGCCCCACATTACCTCCTCCGTGTCCATCAGCTCCTCCGTGGCCCCCCAGCGCTGCACCAGTCCCCAGAACAACCACCGCTTCATGGCCAGCCTCATGACGGCCGAGACCTGCGCCAAGCTGGAGCCCGAGGACG TTGATGAGAATATTGACGTGACGAGCAACGAGCCGGAGCGAGCGTCCTCGGAGTACCACATGGCTCTGTACCCGTCCAGCTCCGAAAACGTGTACGAGACGTCGGCAAGGCTGCTCTTCATGTCAGTGAAGTGGGCGAAGAACCTGCCGGTGTTTTCCAACCTGCCCTTCAGAGACCAG GTGATCCTGCTGGAGGAGGCGTGGAGCGAGCTCTTCCTGCTCTGTGCCATCCAGTGGTCTCTGCCTCTGGACAGCTGCCCGCTGCTCTCTCTGCCAGACCTCTGCCCCGGCATACAGGGGAAGACCAGCTACACCAGCCTGGACCTGCGCGTCCTGCAGAAGGTCTTCAGCCGCTTCAAGGCCCTCGCCGTCGATCCCACTGAGTTTGCCTGCCTCAAGGCCATCGTACTCTTTAAGCCAG AGACCTGTGGTCTGAAAGATCCAGAACAAGTGGAGAACCTGCAGGATCAGTCTCAAGTGATGTTGGGACAACACATCCGCTCACACTACCCCAGTCAACCAGCCAG GTTTGGAaagctgcttcttcttcttccctctctaCGTTTTGTGAATTCGGAGCGGATAGAGCTGCTGTTCTTCCACAGGACCATCGGAAACACACCCATGGAGAAACTGTTGTGTGACAtgttcaaaaactaa